The Drosophila simulans strain w501 chromosome 3R, Prin_Dsim_3.1, whole genome shotgun sequence genome contains the following window.
GAATAACCCCCCAACCGCGTTCCCAGATTTTCTGCGCTTTGTGCGTTTATCTTGGCCGACTGCCTCCTCCGTTCACCCCCTCCCCCGTCTCGACTGCTTATTTGCAGATTAATTTGGTCCCACACTCACCTGGGGAGCAATTTGTCGCACAATCCTTTGTCGCTCCACCGAAAGCCCCCCTTTTCCAGGCGAAAATGTGCCATTTCCGTCCGTGTCAATATGTTCCAACAATCGCATTTCCATGCAGGCTGTATCCACGGATTGCCAGGTCCTCTTCGCCATTTCAGCTAATATAGGCAGAATTTCTCCGTGCAAGCCACAAGTTTATCTCTCTTTAAAGCAGCGGTTTAGATCAAGTATTTCAGAGGACTAGAGGTCAGCTTCATctctaattaaatatttccagtAATTTGTCTCTACTTAATCTTGAGTATTTCGTAGGAATCTGTATTTCTATGCCCACCACCGGAAATTGTCCTTCGTTTGCCTAAGCAGCTCATAATCCGAAGGAGGAGGGGAACatgcttttttttggggggcaaGAAACAAGGACGCAacttgctactgctgttgctgatgatgatgatgtttcCGCTGGCTGACATTTAACGCACATTTAActaatttcgttttaaattgTTGACAATTAAGGGAAATTGCCAAGACGAATCGAGAGCAGGCCCTCCTGGTTCTGCCCCCAGCGAACACCACGTGCCATGTCGCAGTTAATTTGTTGGCAATAAGTTGGAGCACCAGGCCTAATTACAACAACACGCACGACATGACTGcgaaattttcattaaaatcgGCCCGTACTCGCAAGCACAATGCCAGTTGCAATGGAGTCCTTGGATCAGAAGCCCTTTCGCTTGGCGGTGGGCCGAGCTGCCTGGTGGATACCCAATCCCGGAAGGGTAGCACGATACCCACCCATCCGCACTCTGGCACCCAACCACTTACCTGGAACTTCCGCGGAGGATACGCGAAAATTGTCATTTGCCGCAGCTTTAAAGGATTTGCTGCAGAACCTGTCGTTCCATTGTTACAGCAAATTAGTGGAGTCGGGTCGGCGGATCCAGGAGCGGTAGGTGGTCAGCCACATCCGGATGGTCGATGGCCTTTTTCAATTAGCATTAGCCATTACCCGAATCCGCTGGCCACACAGACAGAAAAGTTTTGATTTCATTCGGGCTTTAAGCACATTCCCCATAAtatgaacaaaaaatatttctatcttcttaaatatttgaaatatttcagctTCATATAAGTTAAATTATTCACCACATCTTTTTTCTGTGCACCCGCAGTTTCTTTTGGTTCGTTTTCCACATAACCGCTCTGACCGTGCTAATTGCATTCCTCTGGGGCACCTACaccaaggagcaggaggccTTGGTGACAACCATGTACCATCCGATGTATCCGATTTGGAAGGTGGAGTTCCCAGCCATATCGGTGTGCAGCTTGAACCGCATCTCCCAACGTGCGGCCTGGCAATATGCCCACAATCTGTGGGTCTAACCCAGAATCCATATGACCAAAGATGACCTTAAATGACTCTATATTCTTCGCAGAAGTGGCAAAGATCCCAAGCAGCGCAATGCCAGCCATTTCTACGACCAACTGAAGGCCTTTATGTACATGTACTACGATCCCTCGGATCTGATGGACATAGACAATGCTCTTCGCTTTCAGAGTTTCCTGGACAAATTTGATACGGCTAAAGAAGAGCTCTTCTTTAACACAAGGAATCGCATGAGTGCCCTCACCCCGAACTGCAGTGATATGTTTGTGAGCTGCAGAATCGCCGGTCGTCTGTTCGACTGCATGGATAAGTTTGAGACGACCCTGACCAGTCATGGCTTCTGCTGCACATTCAACTACGATGGAAGGTGAGCGCAGGAGTAACTAATTCGGCTCGAGGGACCACCGTCTAATAATTTGCACAAACACTTCGCTTAACagatatgtaaataaaagGGACTTTAGGCAGCGCTACTTCGGACCCGACATGGGATTGGTTTTGACTCTGAAAACAGACCCCAGTGACAACTTTTACAAGATTAATGGCCACAATGGGTTTATGGTGGGTTGTATATTGGGTTATGTCCCCTTCTCTCTACTTACAGTTCTTAGATCTCCATTTACGAGCCCCACAGCTATCCGGACCCCTACTCCGGCGGAGTGGCCGAACGGGTGGCCGAGACCGGCTTTAACACCTTGTTGCCGGTGAGGGCTAAGATTTTCGAGACTCTGCCCGAGGCGCGCAGTATGAGCTCGTCGGTGGTAAGCGCACAGTATAATTAATGCATTTGCTGTTCTTTGGGACAACCTTTTGCTTAAATCCAGCGCAAGTGTCTGTTTGAGAACGAGATGCCGTGGATCTTCGCCCGTCATTATACCTTCAGCAAGTGCATCTCGGCCTGCAGGGCGCAGAGTGTGGTCAGCCTGTGCGAGTGCGTTCCGTTCCACCTGCCGCACAGATACATCGATGGGAGCGAGAAGAGGATC
Protein-coding sequences here:
- the LOC6730328 gene encoding sodium channel protein Nach; protein product: MPVAMESLDQKPFRLAVGRAAWWIPNPGRVARYPPIRTLAPNHLPGTSAEDTRKLSFAAALKDLLQNLSFHCYSKLVESGRRIQERFFWFVFHITALTVLIAFLWGTYTKEQEALVTTMYHPMYPIWKVEFPAISVCSLNRISQRAAWQYAHNLSGKDPKQRNASHFYDQLKAFMYMYYDPSDLMDIDNALRFQSFLDKFDTAKEELFFNTRNRMSALTPNCSDMFVSCRIAGRLFDCMDKFETTLTSHGFCCTFNYDGRYVNKRDFRQRYFGPDMGLVLTLKTDPSDNFYKINGHNGYPDPYSGGVAERVAETGFNTLLPVRAKIFETLPEARSMSSSVRKCLFENEMPWIFARHYTFSKCISACRAQSVVSLCECVPFHLPHRYIDGSEKRIYCTLQHLACLKRYEFKWLNVITSRENVTGLEHELQDALYCPLCLASCTETRYSVRGAMTLGLPTPSQIKGPARSNPGPRANNSYGPASSSGSGKGPVHSSSAPAELAVVRIYFAETHIQYFRQIIKCAWYETFSEYARFGISASHPPFMCVPVPGTIGNICGIIAGFSLIGICELLFFLAKQLWQACRAELRAELAHIHVQIRNAQVAEPEPEAERPMKLFILP